The genomic region TTTTTCATCATCCCGTAAGAATAAGTCAAGCCTTTGCCACTTACCGTGGTGTCATATCCCCAGGAGAACCACTCCCCGTAAGGATCGTTGACGATCCAACCTTTCTCGTTGTAGCCGACGATCGCAATGATATGACCCGATCGCGTGAACCACCCGTGAGAAATACACGGATTGCCCGCATCCAGCCACTTCTTGACATCCCCCCACTTCGCATCCGGCTGGAAATCATCCTTGTAGCCGTAAATTTGAATTAACTTCTGCAAATCCGTGGGCGAGTGGCGCGACAAGCCATTATTCAAGCAATATTCGTACAACTCATCTTCGAGTTGTTTCCCGTAAGAATTCTTCAACGGATGGTTGAAATACCCCAAACACATCGCCACGCAAGTCACGTTACACGACCCGTGCGGGTTATTGACGTTATCCAATTGGGTTAAATAGGGAACGGGCAGGTGAACCGTTTTCGGCTTCGTTTCCACCACCGTCGCCGTCGCCGTGCGCGTCGCCGTCGCTGCCGGGGCTGGCGTTACGGCAGTCGCCACCGCCGCCCCATTGCCCGAGGTGTCAATGGAATTGAGCGATAAATCCGGTTCGGGATTTCTCCAAATCTCGATAAACTCCGAATTGTTGCTCAACAATTCGGGATGGCTGCGTTCGAGTTCTTGCTGAAGGTATTGCAGCGCTTCGGCCTGGTGGGATGCATCTTCGTAATATTGGAAAACGTTAACC from Oxynema aestuarii AP17 harbors:
- a CDS encoding C39 family peptidase: MSISLVNVFQYYEDASHQAEALQYLQQELERSHPELLSNNSEFIEIWRNPEPDLSLNSIDTSGNGAAVATAVTPAPAATATRTATATVVETKPKTVHLPVPYLTQLDNVNNPHGSCNVTCVAMCLGYFNHPLKNSYGKQLEDELYEYCLNNGLSRHSPTDLQKLIQIYGYKDDFQPDAKWGDVKKWLDAGNPCISHGWFTRSGHIIAIVGYNEKGWIVNDPYGEWFSWGYDTTVSGKGLTYSYGMMKKLCGPDGDNWIHFVSK